Proteins from a genomic interval of Niabella soli DSM 19437:
- a CDS encoding glycosyltransferase family 9 protein: protein MIRYLSIALRGWQEHRKSRKLLAGFARWKALLQQVPVPNAVTGKKILLIRLDDIGDYLLFRNFLPAYYQFAKQQGCTLTYLGNNATKSIFNLLDAANADATIWVNKAQYHSSEDYRMNLWKQLRAAGFSQIINPSRTRPLLLDDLCALAAAAPENTAAANSFRTKKLNEASDQQYQRLFPNPEHLHEFEYNKAFAAWCTGTTIPINRPTIAATPSEAPLKQPYVLCCIGAAHKSRRWPLARWVTFIQQVTTSGTVRPVLCGSKAETAAAATIAAATGAQNITGSTTLPEIINWMQHAAVAICNDSMAAHLAVSCGTPAIIVSNGNNYPRFTTYAETGIPKVFTIYARPFLKVLETREQKIFWHYTPVTKDMDTIDPAAVFDRLQSLLAQEFSSKLT, encoded by the coding sequence ATGATCCGTTATCTTTCAATAGCGCTCCGCGGCTGGCAGGAACACCGGAAAAGCAGGAAACTGCTTGCCGGATTTGCCCGCTGGAAAGCGCTCCTTCAGCAGGTGCCGGTGCCGAATGCTGTTACCGGCAAAAAAATATTGCTGATAAGGCTGGACGATATTGGCGACTATTTGCTGTTCCGTAACTTTTTACCCGCTTATTATCAGTTTGCAAAGCAACAGGGCTGCACCCTAACCTACCTGGGCAACAACGCCACCAAAAGTATCTTTAACCTGCTGGATGCCGCAAATGCTGATGCCACCATCTGGGTGAACAAAGCGCAATATCACAGCAGCGAAGACTATAGGATGAACCTATGGAAACAATTGCGCGCAGCAGGCTTTAGCCAGATAATCAATCCTTCCCGAACGCGCCCCTTATTATTAGATGATTTGTGCGCATTGGCTGCGGCAGCGCCTGAAAATACCGCCGCGGCCAACAGCTTCAGAACAAAGAAGCTGAACGAGGCATCGGATCAACAGTACCAACGTCTTTTTCCAAACCCTGAGCACTTGCACGAATTTGAATACAATAAAGCCTTTGCAGCCTGGTGCACCGGCACAACAATACCAATAAACAGACCCACTATTGCCGCTACCCCCTCCGAAGCACCTTTAAAACAACCTTATGTATTATGTTGCATCGGCGCGGCGCATAAAAGCCGGCGCTGGCCCCTGGCCCGGTGGGTCACCTTTATACAACAGGTAACAACAAGCGGTACAGTCCGGCCGGTACTTTGCGGAAGCAAAGCTGAAACCGCAGCAGCTGCAACGATAGCAGCGGCTACCGGCGCCCAGAATATAACCGGCTCCACCACCCTCCCCGAGATCATTAACTGGATGCAACACGCCGCCGTTGCAATTTGTAACGACAGTATGGCTGCGCACCTGGCCGTATCCTGTGGCACTCCGGCCATCATTGTATCCAACGGGAATAATTACCCACGCTTCACCACTTATGCCGAGACCGGGATCCCCAAGGTTTTTACCATTTATGCAAGACCTTTTTTAAAAGTGCTCGAAACCCGGGAACAGAAAATTTTTTGGCACTATACGCCGGTAACAAAAGATATGGATACAATTGACCCCGCGGCCGTTTTCGACCGCTTACAATCCCTGCTGGCCCAGGAATTTAGTTCCAAATTAACGTGA
- a CDS encoding sugar phosphate isomerase/epimerase family protein: protein MKRIALCFLLVSGLSWNHCFAQKVPTAPPPETGERFKLGMAGYTFAKFGIDTTLETMQREEIHYLCIKDFHLPLNSTDEQIAAFHQKLKAKGVEGYGVGPIYMKSEAEVDRAFEYAKRVGVKLIVGVPNYELLPYVNKKVKEYDMKYAIHLHGPDIKIYQDADDVWNHVKDLDPRMGMCLDIGHDTRNGKDAVADLKKYKARVFDIHLKDVTAPTKDGASVEVGRGIINFPAFVKMLRQVGYTGKVSLEYERFMNNPFMGIAESLGYFRGIIVATKAK from the coding sequence ATGAAACGGATTGCATTGTGTTTTTTACTGGTATCTGGTTTGAGCTGGAATCATTGTTTTGCGCAGAAAGTTCCAACGGCGCCGCCGCCCGAGACCGGTGAGCGGTTTAAACTGGGGATGGCGGGCTATACCTTCGCAAAATTTGGTATTGATACTACATTGGAAACGATGCAACGGGAAGAGATCCATTATCTCTGTATAAAGGATTTTCATCTGCCGCTGAACAGCACAGACGAGCAGATCGCGGCGTTTCATCAAAAATTGAAAGCAAAAGGGGTGGAAGGTTATGGTGTAGGCCCTATTTACATGAAATCAGAAGCGGAGGTGGACAGGGCGTTTGAATATGCAAAAAGAGTGGGAGTAAAGCTGATCGTTGGGGTACCTAATTATGAGCTGCTGCCTTATGTAAACAAAAAAGTGAAGGAATACGATATGAAGTATGCTATTCACCTGCACGGGCCGGATATTAAGATTTATCAGGATGCAGATGATGTATGGAATCATGTGAAAGACCTGGACCCCCGCATGGGGATGTGCCTGGATATTGGCCATGATACGCGCAATGGCAAGGACGCCGTGGCTGATTTGAAAAAGTACAAGGCCCGCGTTTTTGATATCCATTTAAAAGATGTAACCGCCCCAACAAAAGACGGCGCTTCCGTAGAAGTAGGCCGCGGCATTATTAACTTCCCTGCTTTTGTAAAAATGCTGCGCCAGGTGGGGTACACCGGCAAAGTAAGCCTGGAGTACGAGCGTTTTATGAACAACCCCTTTATGGGCATTGCGGAATCATTGGGCTATTTCAGGGGGATTATTGTGGCTACAAAGGCGAAATAG
- a CDS encoding response regulator transcription factor: MKILIIEDNCALSASIKEYLQTEHFICECAFGVDEAQQKLSVFTYDFILLDMMLPDGDGLEVLRFIKGERIGSKVLIISARNALDDKINGLEGGADDYITKPFHLPELHARLRAMYRRSNLNGSNIVLANEIELNTDTIEARVHTQILDITPKEFDLLLYFVVNKGRVLSRQAIATHLWGDYTDNLANFDFIYQHIKNLRKKIAAANGNDYIETVYGLGYRFKL, from the coding sequence ATGAAGATCTTAATTATCGAAGACAATTGTGCTCTGTCTGCAAGTATTAAAGAATATTTGCAGACAGAGCATTTTATTTGTGAATGTGCCTTTGGTGTTGACGAAGCCCAGCAAAAGCTATCGGTATTTACCTATGATTTTATTTTATTGGATATGATGCTTCCTGACGGCGACGGCCTGGAAGTGCTCCGCTTTATCAAAGGAGAAAGGATCGGTAGCAAGGTATTGATCATTTCTGCACGTAATGCGCTGGATGATAAGATCAACGGACTGGAAGGCGGCGCCGATGATTATATTACCAAACCCTTCCATCTGCCTGAATTGCATGCCCGCCTGCGCGCCATGTACCGCCGGAGCAACCTGAATGGCAGCAATATTGTTTTGGCCAACGAAATAGAACTGAATACGGACACCATAGAAGCACGGGTGCATACGCAAATACTGGATATTACGCCTAAAGAATTTGACCTGTTGTTGTATTTTGTTGTCAACAAAGGGCGGGTGCTTTCGCGCCAGGCCATTGCCACGCATCTTTGGGGCGATTACACAGATAACCTTGCCAATTTTGATTTTATTTATCAGCATATAAAAAATCTCCGGAAAAAAATAGCGGCAGCCAATGGCAACGACTATATAGAAACGGTGTATGGCCTGGGGTACCGGTTTAAATTATGA
- the miaA gene encoding tRNA (adenosine(37)-N6)-dimethylallyltransferase MiaA translates to MTTGKKPLLIVIAGPTAVGKTATAIEAANYFNTVILSADSRQCYKELNIGVARPSAQELKAAPHYFIASHSVHDTMNAALYETYALGLLRQLFVQHPVIVAVGGTGLYLKALLEGMDPIPPIPETIRQTIVAAYNTKGIDWLKAELEKKDPLFFAKGEMQNPQRMMRALEIMEGTGQSILEYQKKNKKARFFDALCIGLELPRAVLYERINERVLAMMNEGLEKEAKSLLPLRTVNALQTVGYQELFQYFDGMLTQTAAVALIQQNTRHYAKRQLTWFKKQQDLYWLNAARPQIVPLILSAIKEKEKN, encoded by the coding sequence ATGACAACGGGTAAAAAGCCGCTGCTGATCGTTATTGCGGGACCTACGGCCGTAGGCAAAACCGCAACGGCCATTGAGGCGGCAAACTATTTTAATACCGTTATTCTTTCGGCAGATAGCCGGCAATGTTATAAAGAACTGAATATTGGCGTAGCACGTCCCTCCGCTCAGGAGCTTAAGGCCGCGCCCCATTACTTTATTGCTTCACATAGTGTTCATGACACTATGAATGCTGCATTGTATGAAACATACGCACTCGGCTTGTTGCGGCAGCTTTTTGTACAACACCCCGTAATAGTGGCCGTTGGCGGAACGGGCTTATATCTAAAAGCATTACTGGAAGGCATGGACCCGATTCCCCCCATACCGGAAACAATCAGGCAAACGATCGTTGCCGCCTACAATACCAAAGGCATTGACTGGCTGAAGGCGGAGCTTGAAAAAAAAGATCCGTTGTTTTTTGCCAAAGGCGAAATGCAGAACCCGCAGCGCATGATGCGCGCCCTTGAAATTATGGAGGGCACCGGCCAATCGATACTCGAATATCAGAAAAAAAATAAAAAGGCGCGGTTCTTTGATGCGCTTTGCATTGGCTTAGAATTGCCGCGCGCTGTTCTTTACGAGCGCATCAATGAACGGGTGTTAGCTATGATGAACGAGGGCCTTGAAAAAGAGGCCAAAAGCCTGTTGCCCCTCAGAACGGTTAATGCCCTCCAAACCGTGGGCTACCAGGAGTTATTTCAATACTTCGACGGGATGCTCACCCAGACGGCCGCTGTAGCACTCATTCAGCAAAATACCAGGCATTATGCCAAACGGCAACTGACCTGGTTTAAGAAACAGCAGGACTTATACTGGCTGAACGCCGCCCGGCCTCAAATAGTACCGCTTATACTTTCTGCGATAAAAGAAAAAGAAAAAAACTAA
- a CDS encoding IS1096 element passenger TnpR family protein produces the protein MAILKFRVYFEEDDSIYRDIIIKHIQSFLDFHETILKAFEFDNKHQATFFRSNDHWQKGREISLEVYADHSYKMAPLLMKDTSIGSEIKNTNQRFTYTYDFQKHWDFLIELINVSKDGDAGTEYPKITRTEGISPKQYGTKGLLGEKFADIEEKYDLSKSAEGFGEKGEDGEDVNYDEGGSEYADEQDL, from the coding sequence ATGGCAATTTTAAAATTCAGGGTATATTTTGAGGAGGACGACAGCATCTACAGGGATATAATAATAAAGCATATCCAGTCTTTTTTGGATTTCCACGAAACCATACTCAAAGCATTTGAGTTTGATAATAAACATCAGGCTACTTTTTTCAGAAGCAACGATCATTGGCAAAAAGGGCGTGAAATATCCCTGGAGGTTTATGCGGATCATTCGTACAAAATGGCACCGCTTTTAATGAAAGACACTTCCATCGGATCAGAAATAAAGAACACAAATCAGCGTTTTACCTATACGTACGATTTTCAAAAACACTGGGATTTTCTGATCGAGCTGATCAATGTTTCCAAAGATGGCGATGCCGGTACCGAATATCCAAAAATTACCCGCACGGAAGGCATCAGCCCCAAACAATACGGAACAAAAGGGCTATTGGGAGAAAAGTTTGCCGATATTGAAGAAAAATATGATCTCTCCAAAAGCGCCGAAGGCTTTGGCGAAAAGGGCGAAGACGGAGAAGATGTGAATTATGATGAGGGAGGGAGTGAATATGCTGACGAACAGGACCTCTAA